One window from the genome of Flavobacterium agricola encodes:
- the aroC gene encoding chorismate synthase: protein MAGNSFGTKYKVTTFGESHGEGIGGVIDGCPSGIALDFNQIQVELDRRKPGQSAIVTQRKEPDEVKFLSGIFEGKTTGTSIGFFIPNTNQKSHDYSDIKNTFRPSHADYVYDKKYGFRDYRGGGRSSARETAARVVAGAIAKQVMPTISIQAYVSSVGNIKVEKPYTELDLTLTESNAVRCPDLAKAAEMEMYIKQVKKAGDSVGGIITCVIKNVPVGLGEPVFDKLHAELGKAMLSINAVKGFEYGSGFAGTEMLGSQHNDLFNADGTTKTNFSGGIQGGISNGMDIYFNVAFKPVATLIQNQEVLTNEGEIITLHGKGRHDPCVVPRAVPIVEAMAAIALLNFM from the coding sequence ATGGCAGGAAATTCATTTGGCACAAAATATAAAGTAACCACCTTTGGCGAATCGCACGGCGAAGGAATTGGTGGAGTTATTGACGGATGTCCTTCGGGCATTGCGTTAGATTTTAATCAAATTCAAGTAGAACTTGACCGTCGTAAACCGGGGCAGTCAGCAATTGTTACCCAACGTAAAGAACCAGACGAAGTAAAGTTTTTATCTGGAATTTTTGAAGGAAAAACCACAGGAACTTCAATTGGTTTTTTTATTCCAAATACCAATCAAAAATCACACGATTATTCTGATATTAAAAATACCTTCCGTCCGTCGCACGCAGATTACGTGTACGATAAGAAATACGGTTTTCGTGATTATCGTGGCGGAGGGCGAAGCTCAGCGCGCGAAACAGCAGCTCGCGTAGTTGCTGGTGCCATTGCAAAACAAGTAATGCCCACAATTAGCATTCAAGCTTACGTTTCTTCCGTAGGAAATATAAAAGTTGAAAAACCATACACAGAGTTAGATTTAACTTTAACAGAAAGTAATGCAGTACGTTGCCCGGATCTAGCTAAAGCTGCAGAAATGGAAATGTATATTAAACAAGTTAAAAAAGCAGGCGATTCTGTAGGCGGAATTATAACTTGCGTGATTAAAAACGTGCCGGTAGGATTGGGTGAACCTGTTTTTGATAAATTACATGCAGAACTTGGTAAAGCCATGTTATCTATCAACGCGGTAAAAGGTTTTGAATACGGTAGCGGTTTTGCAGGTACTGAAATGTTGGGTAGCCAGCACAACGATTTGTTTAATGCAGATGGCACAACAAAAACAAATTTTTCGGGCGGTATTCAAGGAGGAATTTCTAACGGAATGGATATTTATTTTAACGTTGCATTTAAACCGGTAGCAACTCTAATTCAAAATCAAGAAGTTTTAACAAACGAAGGTGAAATTATAACTTTACATGGTAAAGGACGTCATGATCCGTGTGTTGTTCCGCGTGCTGTACCTATTGTTGAGGCCATGGCAGCCATTGCTTTACTTAACTTTATGTAA
- the bshA gene encoding N-acetyl-alpha-D-glucosaminyl L-malate synthase BshA yields MKIAIVCYPTFGGSGVVATELGLELARQGHEIHFITYKQPVRLDLLNPNIFFHEVNVPEYALFHYQPYELALSSKIVDTVKLYGIDILHVHYAIPHAFAGYMARKMLLEEGIYLPIVTTLHGTDITLVGKHPHYKTAATFSINKSDYVTSVSESLKKNTYDFFDIKKEIYVIPNFIDAEIKEQFNTSKCCRANMAQPEEFIITHISNFRTVKRVLDVVKIFNEIQKTVPAKLMMVGEGPDKQKAEDLCEQLGIENKVIFFGNTTDVDRILKYSDLFLLPSESESFGLAALEAMACKVPVISSNAGGLGEVNIQGESGFLSNVGDVADMAKNALYILENPERLETFKENAYKRAKVFNIEAILPMYVAIYEKALANKKPVQ; encoded by the coding sequence ATGAAAATAGCCATTGTATGCTACCCCACATTTGGTGGGAGTGGAGTAGTAGCTACTGAATTAGGATTAGAATTAGCCCGTCAAGGCCATGAAATTCACTTTATTACCTACAAACAACCCGTACGTTTAGATTTACTAAATCCAAATATATTTTTTCATGAAGTTAATGTTCCTGAATATGCATTATTTCATTATCAACCCTATGAATTAGCGCTTTCAAGTAAAATTGTAGATACCGTAAAATTATACGGAATAGATATTTTACACGTGCATTATGCAATTCCGCATGCGTTTGCCGGTTATATGGCTCGTAAAATGTTATTGGAAGAAGGAATTTATTTACCTATTGTAACTACGTTGCATGGTACAGATATTACTTTAGTTGGTAAACATCCGCATTATAAAACAGCAGCTACATTCAGTATTAATAAATCAGATTATGTTACATCTGTTTCAGAAAGTTTAAAGAAAAATACCTACGATTTTTTTGATATTAAAAAAGAAATCTACGTAATTCCAAACTTTATCGATGCCGAAATTAAAGAGCAATTTAATACTTCTAAATGTTGCCGTGCTAATATGGCACAGCCCGAAGAATTTATTATTACTCATATTTCTAATTTCAGAACTGTAAAACGAGTTTTGGATGTTGTTAAAATATTTAATGAAATACAGAAAACGGTTCCTGCTAAGTTAATGATGGTAGGAGAAGGGCCTGACAAGCAAAAAGCAGAAGATTTATGCGAACAATTAGGTATTGAAAACAAAGTAATCTTTTTCGGAAATACAACCGATGTAGACCGCATATTAAAATATTCTGATTTGTTTTTACTACCTTCTGAAAGCGAAAGTTTTGGTTTAGCTGCGCTCGAAGCTATGGCATGTAAAGTTCCCGTAATATCATCTAACGCTGGCGGATTAGGGGAAGTAAACATTCAAGGAGAATCAGGATTTTTAAGTAATGTTGGTGATGTTGCCGATATGGCAAAAAACGCCTTATATATTTTAGAAAACCCAGAGCGTTTAGAAACCTTTAAAGAAAACGCCTACAAACGCGCAAAGGTTTTTAATATCGAAGCTATTTTACCTATGTATGTAGCAATTTATGAAAAAGCATTAGCAAATAAAAAGCCAGTTCAGTAA
- the ppk1 gene encoding polyphosphate kinase 1, giving the protein MKELRLSDKYINRDLSWLAFNARVLQEAADISVPLLSRLRFLGIFSNNLDEFFRVRYATIRRMRNQKISGEKILGGISSKKLMQQITEVVIQQQAESLRILSDIEKQLEQHDIYIINETQLSQNQEKFVKEFFLHKVSNSLVTIMLNDITEFPLLRDTSGYLAIKMVLNPESPYGLQPFPEKRVLYAVIEIPTTINRFVEIPSADNKKYIILIDDIIRYNLREIFNMFDYKHISAHMIKITRDAELEIDSDLNKSFLEKIYEGVKDRSVGEPVRFVYDKEMDEDILSFLLNRMGIDATDSIIPGGRYHNRRDYMDFPNLGRFDLLEETKPALPVPGLSLQGSILKRIAEKDYLVHSPYQSYAYIIKFLREAALDPSVTSIKITLYRLSKHSQIISSLINAAKNGKKVTVCIELQARFDEASNINYSEIMQTEGIKLIFGVKGLKVHSKICVVERIENEKIKRYGFISTGNFNESTARFYTDVTLLTSSLTILKDVTRVFEFFETNYKIHRYKDLIVSPHYTRQRIYKLIEREIYNVESGREGLIKMKMNSLSDFKMIDKLYEASMAGVKIQLIIRGICCLRPQIPFLSENIEVISILDNYLEHTRLFIFGNSGNPEVFISSADLMTRNIDHRVEVICPIYDKEIKKELIETFDIGWSDNVKARIQSSDLANEYKVDDNPEKIRSQKEIYKYYEAKVL; this is encoded by the coding sequence ATGAAAGAATTACGACTTAGTGATAAATATATTAACCGTGATTTAAGCTGGCTGGCTTTTAATGCACGTGTATTACAAGAAGCCGCAGATATAAGTGTACCCTTGCTATCAAGGTTACGCTTTTTGGGTATTTTTTCTAATAATTTAGACGAATTTTTCCGCGTTCGCTACGCAACAATCAGACGTATGCGTAACCAAAAAATTTCGGGGGAAAAAATTTTAGGCGGTATTTCGTCTAAAAAGCTTATGCAACAAATTACCGAAGTTGTAATTCAGCAACAAGCCGAAAGCTTACGTATTTTAAGCGATATCGAAAAGCAATTGGAACAACATGATATTTATATCATTAATGAAACGCAACTTTCACAAAATCAGGAAAAATTTGTAAAAGAATTCTTTTTACATAAAGTAAGCAATTCTTTGGTTACTATTATGTTAAACGATATTACGGAGTTTCCTTTGCTACGTGATACATCGGGGTATTTAGCCATAAAAATGGTTTTAAATCCAGAATCCCCATATGGTTTGCAGCCGTTTCCGGAAAAGCGTGTGTTGTATGCCGTTATCGAGATTCCTACTACAATAAACCGATTTGTAGAAATTCCATCAGCAGATAATAAAAAATACATCATTTTAATAGACGATATTATTCGTTACAACCTGCGTGAAATTTTTAATATGTTTGATTACAAACATATATCGGCACATATGATTAAAATTACGCGTGATGCCGAACTAGAAATTGATAGCGATTTAAATAAAAGTTTTTTAGAAAAAATTTACGAAGGCGTTAAAGATCGTAGCGTTGGTGAACCTGTACGTTTTGTGTATGATAAAGAAATGGATGAAGATATTTTATCCTTTTTATTAAACAGAATGGGTATTGATGCGACCGATAGCATTATTCCTGGCGGAAGATACCATAACCGCCGTGATTATATGGATTTCCCGAATTTAGGTAGGTTTGATTTGTTAGAGGAAACTAAACCAGCATTACCCGTTCCGGGCTTGTCTTTGCAAGGTAGTATTTTAAAACGCATTGCCGAGAAAGATTATTTGGTGCATTCTCCGTACCAAAGTTATGCCTATATTATTAAGTTTTTACGTGAAGCAGCTTTAGATCCGTCGGTTACCAGTATAAAAATTACGCTTTACCGTTTATCTAAACATTCTCAAATAATTAGTTCGTTAATAAATGCTGCCAAAAACGGTAAAAAAGTTACCGTTTGTATTGAATTGCAAGCGCGTTTTGATGAAGCAAGCAACATCAATTATTCCGAAATTATGCAAACCGAGGGCATCAAACTTATTTTTGGTGTTAAAGGTTTGAAAGTACATAGTAAAATTTGTGTTGTAGAACGTATTGAAAATGAAAAGATTAAACGTTATGGCTTTATATCTACCGGTAATTTTAACGAATCAACAGCACGTTTTTATACTGATGTTACGTTATTAACTTCATCATTAACTATTTTAAAAGATGTAACCCGCGTTTTTGAGTTTTTTGAAACCAATTATAAAATTCATCGTTATAAAGACTTAATTGTTTCGCCACATTATACCCGCCAACGCATTTACAAATTAATTGAACGCGAAATTTATAATGTTGAAAGCGGACGCGAAGGTTTAATTAAAATGAAAATGAACAGCTTGTCCGATTTTAAAATGATAGATAAGTTGTACGAAGCCAGCATGGCAGGAGTGAAAATTCAACTAATTATTCGCGGTATTTGCTGTTTACGTCCTCAAATTCCTTTTTTAAGTGAAAATATTGAGGTAATTAGCATTTTAGATAATTATTTAGAACATACCCGTTTGTTTATTTTCGGAAATTCAGGTAATCCAGAAGTTTTTATTTCTTCTGCCGATTTAATGACAAGAAATATAGATCATCGAGTAGAAGTAATTTGTCCGATTTACGACAAAGAAATTAAAAAAGAATTGATTGAAACTTTTGATATTGGTTGGAGCGATAATGTAAAAGCACGCATTCAATCATCCGATTTAGCTAACGAATATAAAGTTGATGACAATCCGGAAAAAATTAGATCTCAAAAGGAAATATATAAATATTACGAAGCCAAAGTACTTTAG
- a CDS encoding SixA phosphatase family protein, whose protein sequence is MKKIILIRHGKSDWKKMTSDLERPLSSRGIRDVFKVSEFITDYLPEKFVVWSSVAKRAKDTALIFAQNLSIPLETIIFKNELYTFEAENLEHCIKNCDDKYSNLILFGHNDAILDFVNKFTGNTLINVPTSSYISIAFPDSSWKSIDNGTLEHAIFPKQLKNERITT, encoded by the coding sequence ATGAAAAAAATAATATTAATTCGCCACGGAAAATCTGATTGGAAAAAAATGACTTCAGATTTAGAACGCCCCTTATCAAGTAGAGGAATTCGAGACGTTTTTAAAGTTTCAGAATTTATCACCGATTACCTACCTGAAAAATTTGTGGTTTGGTCTAGTGTTGCAAAACGCGCAAAAGATACTGCGCTAATTTTTGCACAAAACTTATCAATTCCGTTAGAAACTATTATTTTTAAAAACGAGTTGTATACTTTTGAGGCCGAAAATTTAGAACATTGTATTAAAAATTGCGACGATAAATATTCTAACCTTATTTTATTTGGTCATAACGATGCAATATTAGATTTTGTTAATAAATTTACCGGTAATACGCTTATTAATGTGCCAACTTCGTCGTATATTTCCATAGCATTTCCTGATTCTAGTTGGAAATCGATTGATAACGGCACGTTAGAACATGCTATTTTTCCAAAGCAATTAAAAAATGAAAGAATTACGACTTAG